Proteins encoded by one window of Lathyrus oleraceus cultivar Zhongwan6 chromosome 1, CAAS_Psat_ZW6_1.0, whole genome shotgun sequence:
- the LOC127122236 gene encoding alternative NAD(P)H-ubiquinone oxidoreductase C1, chloroplastic/mitochondrial, with protein sequence MQISFSIFSEMSHIALTASPTVVAFHRGAKQWSTLFPSSWRSRGINPSSFPNSTRKRLPLRFFASGKNGVNGGVVDEISETVKAHTDFVWPDNKKPRVCILGGGFGGLYTALRLESLQWPEDKKPHE encoded by the exons ATGCAAATTTCATTCTCCATCTTTTCAGAAATGTCACACATTGCTTTAACTGCATCACCCACCGTAGTCGCTTTTCACC GTGGAGCGAAACAATGGAGCACGCTGTTTCCGAGTAGCTGGAGAAGCAGGGGAATCAATCCATCCTCATTTCCAAATTCCACCAGAAAACGGTTACCGTTGCGGTTTTTTGCTTCTGGAAAAAATGGCGTCAATGGAGGTGTTGTGGATGAGATATCTGAAACAGTAAAGGCGCACACGGATTTCGTTTGGCCTGATAACAAG AAGCCTAGAGTGTGTATTTTAGGTGGTGGATTCGGTGGTTTATATACTGCTTTAAGGTTGGAATCACTCCAGTGGCCCGAAGACAAAAAGCCACAT GAATAA